The Chryseobacterium sp. G0186 genome includes the window TATACAACAGATTGAAAATTACAAAGGAAAACTTCATCACTTATATTGGCAAAAATGCGATATTCTTCTACTTTGCACAGGGAATAAGCTCCTCATTGGTGTACTTCCTGGTAGTTCCGCTAAAGGAAAATATGCCTTGGTGGCTTCTGATGATTTTAATTTACATCATCAATATTATCCTGGCCTTTATTATTTCTTTCGGATTGAAAAAAGTAGATACACTCGGTTGGAATATTCTCGAATTTTTAAGAAGAAAAACTGCTGCATCTAATTCATAGGTTTCATTACGAATTAAATCAATTGTATTAGAGATCAAGTGTTTTACTAAATCTTCCGGAAAGATCAATTCTAAACCCTAAGGTAAAAACACTTTTCTCGCTTTCTCCTGTTGCCGTTTTTCCCATGGAGAATCGTTGCTCACTATATATTTGTGCAAACTTAAAAGGTGCATAGGAAAGTCCAATGATAATATCATTCTTTTTAAACCCAGAATCAAGACCGTATTGCCCAGAAACCTCATCCGTATTTTTTAGATCAGGAATGTAGAGGTTATACCCTGCAAGAACAGAAAATTTCTGAAACTTATATTTCCCAAAGATTTCTATTCCCTTAGCATTGAAAACCACTGTAGAGTTCAACATTCCCATATGAGGATCAAGATAAAAACCTTGTGCAAAATCACCATTTTTCTGTAATACTCCTACAACACTAACATCTACAGCTTGTCCAATATATTTGGTTCCTAAAGAAAAATAAGTAGGCAGCCCCGTAAGCCCGATCACTTTACCACTATTAACAAGCTGATCACTTAATAACGCTCTATTGTAGGCTGCTCCTGCAAAAAAACCATCCATAATTTCATATTGAAGAGATGCTCCAAATCCATCTATAAACTTTCCGTTATTTCCTCCTCTTGCCTGAATCTGCCCACCTATGTACAATGAACCAAAATGATTGCGGTAAATTACCGATTGATCTGCACGCCCTGTTCCTGTCTCTCCTCCGTCTGTACCTCCGATAAATGTTGCAGATGCTCTTGCACCAAAAACATTAAACCGATCAGTATAAGCCGTAACATCACGATAGACACTCCATTGCTTCCCAATGGTAAGAGTCCCGAATTTACCTAAATCCAATCCAAGATATCCTAAACGGTTCCCAAAAACCTGTTGTGTCTGCGCCGATTCAAGCGTTAGAAATCCTCCTGATAAACTTCCGTCTACATTAAAGGAATTACTTCCGCGAAACATATTCAGTTGAATTTCTCCTCCTGCAATGAACCCCAACTCTCCTTTTTTAATCTGAAGTTCCATACCGAGTCTGGAAGCATTTTCCTGAAGCTCCATTTTATTGTCATATACTGCCATATGTCCCCGAAGACTGGCATAAGGTCTCACCGAAATTTCTACAGAATCTTTTGCATCTTGTGCATATATTGTCTCTGCACACATGAAAAGCATTACATATACTATTGATAAATAGAGTCGTCTATCTACACCCATCTGAATTGTTATCTGGTTATTAGTTAGATTGTAAACAACCTTACTTTTTTTCTAAAAATATAATAAAAATACCTGTAAATCCTATATTTTCACAATTATCAGATTAATAATCTGAATGATGTTACATTGGTAAATGCCATATAAAATAAACACCTTATTAAATAAAACTCAATAGAAAATAAATTCTGTCTGATCAGAAGCACAAAATGTGTTCAATTTGTTTTAAATTTACAAAAATTTTAGAACATGTTTAAGTTGAAACTACCGACAGACCCAAGATGGGCAAATATTGCAGAAGGAAACATAGGAGAAATTTTAACGGATCATGCATGGTGCGAACAGAAAGCCACAACCAATGCCATCAGTTTAATCAATATGCTTCCTGAACATCCTGAAATCGTAACGGAACTTATTGCCATCGCGCAGGAAGAACTTGACCATTTCAGCCAGGTTCATGAAATCATCAAGAAGAGAGGATTTGTTTTCGGAAAAGCAAGAAAAGATGACTACGTCAATGAGCTGGCTAAGTTTGTTGTTCAGGGGAGCAGAGAAGATCTGATTGTTGACAAACTGCTTTTCGCTGCTATGATTGAAGCAAGAAGCTGTGAAAGATTCAAAGTACTTACCGAAAATATTAAGGACGAAGAACTTAAAGTCTTTTATAAAGAATTAATGATTTCAGAGGCTAATCACTATACGACCTTCATTGGTTTCGCAAGACAGTTAGGCGATATTGAAAAGGTCAACAAACGTTGGGAAGAATGGCTGGAATATGAAGCCAGTATTATCAAATCCT containing:
- a CDS encoding tRNA-(ms[2]io[6]A)-hydroxylase, producing MFKLKLPTDPRWANIAEGNIGEILTDHAWCEQKATTNAISLINMLPEHPEIVTELIAIAQEELDHFSQVHEIIKKRGFVFGKARKDDYVNELAKFVVQGSREDLIVDKLLFAAMIEARSCERFKVLTENIKDEELKVFYKELMISEANHYTTFIGFARQLGDIEKVNKRWEEWLEYEASIIKSYGNKETIHG
- a CDS encoding porin; translation: MGVDRRLYLSIVYVMLFMCAETIYAQDAKDSVEISVRPYASLRGHMAVYDNKMELQENASRLGMELQIKKGELGFIAGGEIQLNMFRGSNSFNVDGSLSGGFLTLESAQTQQVFGNRLGYLGLDLGKFGTLTIGKQWSVYRDVTAYTDRFNVFGARASATFIGGTDGGETGTGRADQSVIYRNHFGSLYIGGQIQARGGNNGKFIDGFGASLQYEIMDGFFAGAAYNRALLSDQLVNSGKVIGLTGLPTYFSLGTKYIGQAVDVSVVGVLQKNGDFAQGFYLDPHMGMLNSTVVFNAKGIEIFGKYKFQKFSVLAGYNLYIPDLKNTDEVSGQYGLDSGFKKNDIIIGLSYAPFKFAQIYSEQRFSMGKTATGESEKSVFTLGFRIDLSGRFSKTLDL